The window CTATGCTGTGGGACCTCGGGCCCGACACCTTGGTCACGACGCATATCTTGAGCCCTCTGCCGGCCTCCGCCGCGGTGGCCGCCGCCCTGAGGCCCGCCAGCCCCGACCCTATAATGATCACATCACAATATATATATTCCATATCGCCGCTATAAACATCGTTTATTAATGTTTTTATTCATATTATTAAATAAAGTAAAATTATAATTATTAATCTGCGGGCGGCGCCATCGCGTGCTCCGCCTCCTCGGGGCCGGCCGCCGCGGCCGCCAGCTGGGCCGCCTCCCTGACGATATCCCTAACCGAGACCACGCCGTACAGCTCGCCGCCTTTAACGACGACGAGGTGTCTAATGCCTCTCCTGGCCATCAGCCTCGCCGCCTCCAATACGTCGGACTCTGCGTCGATCGTGACCACGTCCCTAGTGGCGATGAGGGCCGCCGGCCTCTCAGGGCTGAGCCCCGCGGCAACCGCCCTCACTATATCGCGCTCCGACACGACGCCGTACAGCCTCCCGCCCTCCACCAAGACGAGGAGGCCTATACGCCTCTTGGCCATTATGGAGGCCGCCTCCCTTATGGTTATGCCCGGCTCGGCCGTTATGGGCGGCCTGCTGGCTATGGCCCCCACCTTCATCTCTCCGCCTCCGCCGGTCTGTGGGGCTCGGCCTTGGCGTCGGCCGGCGCCTCGGCCTTCAGCCCCGCCAACCTGCTCGCGATGGCCTCGGCCCTCTGCAGGTCGTAGATCCTCTGTATCGATATGCGTTGGGCCTGCGGGCTGCCCGCGCCGTGGACCGACTCGATCAGATAGGCTACGCTCAAGCTCGTGTTCTCGAGGAGGCGGAGGAGCCTTAGCCTCTCCTCGGCCGGGAACTCGGGGACTCCCTGTAGGTACTTCTCCAGGAGAGGCCTCAGCTCGGGGTTTCTGAAGTCGGCCTCGCTGGGGGCCGTGCCGAGGAGGCCGCCGGCTATGTCGTGGGCTAGGCGGGATATCTCGTAGGGGAACCTGGCCACTAGATGCTTCGTGATGTTGGCGTACATGGGGTTTACCCACCACCCCCCGTCCCTCAACAGCTTCCTCGCCTCCCAGCTCGCGGCGAGGCCGGCGGAGTACATGGCCTCGTTGAGGAAGGCCATCTCGGTCAGCTTCTCCTGGACGTGCGGCTTGTCGGCGATCCCCAGCCGCCTCGCGAGGCCGTAGGAGGCGCCGATTATCACGTCGCCGAGGCCCGACTTACAGCCGGCGTAGCCCTGTCTGTGGTAGTTGGAGAAGATCTCGACGAATTGGGACGCCCACCTCCAGTCCTTGTACAGGAACACCCTCTCCCAGGGGACGAAGACGTCGTCGAGTATGAGAAGCCCCTCGTGGTTGAAGGCGTAGGGCAGGCCGTCTATCTCCCCGCCCTCGAGCCTCCTCGCGTCGTTCAACTGCCTGCCGACGACCACCTTCACGCCCGGCGTATCTAGAGGTATGGCGAACGACACGGCGTACTCGGCGTCTTTCTCAGTCATGGCCCTAGTCGGCATGACGACCACCTCGTCCACCACGGCGACGCCCGTGATGTTGGCCTTGGCCCCCCTCACCACTATCCCGTCGGCCCTCTCCTCGACCACGTGGACGTAGGCGTCTCTGTTGGGCTGCTCGCTGGGCCTCAACGTCCTGACGCCCTTCACGTCGGTCATGGCGCCGGCGAGCGCCAAGTCCCTCCTCTGGACGTATTTGAGGTATTCGAGGAATCTGTTGAAGTACTCCTTCCTCCCCTCCCTCTCCGCTATCTTGCCGGTGACTATGTAGAGCGTGTTGAGGGCGTCCCACCCCACGCAGCGCTGGAAGCAAGTGCCGACCTTGTGGCTCAGCTTCCTCAAGAGCTTCACCTTCGCCACGAGGTCCTCGGGGCCTTGGTGGATGTGGACGAATCTGTTGACCTCCTCCCCTATGAAGGGGCTGTAGGCCCTCGCGAGGCCTCTCGTGTCCTCCTCGAAGGCCGCGTCGAAGGTGGCCTTGAAGGCCTTCACCGACGGCTTGAGGAACGGGTGCGTCGTGACGTCGTCGACTCTCTTCCCGAGCACGAAGACCTCCACGTGTTTCCTATCCCTAAGCCCCTCCACGTACTGGTCGCCGGTCCTGAGCCCCATACGGCCCGATATTGCTCTATTTATAAATTTTATTCATATACATATTTTTATAATTTTAAATAATTATAAAATTCTAAAACGCATATATGTAAAATAAGACTTATAAATTAATGGATTCAAGCGGCTATGGCGGATATAGTGGTGGTCAACCCCGCCACCGAGGAGGTCCTCGCCGTTATTCCGGCCGCCGGGAGGGAGGACGTCAGGCGGGCCGTCGACGAGGCCGAGGAGGCCTTCCACAAATGGTCGGAGACTCCCTTAAGGGAGAGGGGAAGGGTCTTGTTGCGGGCGGCCCAGTATATAGAGCAGAGCGCCGAGGAGCTCGTGAGGATTCTCGTCTCCGAGTCCGGGAAGCCCATAAGGGACGCGAGGGCTGAGCTGAGGAGGGCCGTGGAGATTTTCAGATCCAGCGCCGAGGAGGCGCGGTACGTACTGGAGGGGAGGATCCCGAGGGCGGACGCCTACGAGTACCCGCCGGGCAACGAGCAGAGGATAGTCCTGGAGGCCAGAGAGCCCGTGGGCGTGGTGGCGGGGGCCTTGAGCTACAACAACCCCGCCTCGACCTTCGCCCACAAGATCGCGCCGGTGATAGCGGCCGGCAACACGGCGGTGGTCAAGCCGTCCACCCACACGCCCCTCACCGCGTTGAGGATGGCCGAGCTCCTCAGAAAGGCCGGCGTCCCCGCGGGCGTCGTCGAGGTGGTGGTCGGTAGCGGGGAGGAGGTCTTCGACGAGCTTCTCGAGAACCCCAAAGTCGCCGGCATATCCTTCACGGGCAGCACCGCGGTGGGCCTCCAAGTGGCGGCCAAGGCGGCGGGGCGGGGCAAGAAGTTCATGATAGCTCCCAGCGGCTCCGATCCGGCGATAGTCTTCGCCGACGCCGATCTGGAGCGCGCCGCGGCGACGATAGCTAGGGCTAGGTTCGAGAACGCGGGCCAGAACTGCAACGCCACCAAGCGCGTCTTCGTGGAGAGGCCGGTCTTCGAGAAGTTCCTCGACGCTCTGTTGGGCAAGGTCGCCTCGATAAAGGTCGGCGAGCCTATGGACGAGGCGACCGATATGGGCCCCTTGATATCGGAGAAGATGGTGAGGGCCATGGAGGGCTTTGTGGCCGACGCGCTTTCGAGAGGCGGGGAGTTGCTGTACGGCGGCAGGAGGGCGGCCAGGAAGGGCTATTTCTTCGAGCCCACCGTGGTCAAGTTCGCCGACGGGTCGGCGGAGGCCAGAGTGTTGCGGGAGGAGGTCTTCGGCCCGGTCCTCCCCGTAGCTCCGTTCGACGACGAGGAGGAGGCGGTGGAGCTGGCCAACGCCACCCAGTACGGCCTCCAGGCGTCGGTCTTCACGGCGGATTACAGAAAGGCCTTTAGGGTCGCCAGAGCGGTGAGGGCCGGCGCCGTGATGGTGAACGACTCCACCAGAGTCCGCCTCGACGCCTTGCCCTACGGCGGCGTTAAGATGTCC of the Thermoproteus uzoniensis 768-20 genome contains:
- a CDS encoding CBS domain-containing protein, translated to MKVGAIASRPPITAEPGITIREAASIMAKRRIGLLVLVEGGRLYGVVSERDIVRAVAAGLSPERPAALIATRDVVTIDAESDVLEAARLMARRGIRHLVVVKGGELYGVVSVRDIVREAAQLAAAAAGPEEAEHAMAPPAD
- a CDS encoding 4-hydroxyphenylacetate 3-hydroxylase family protein translates to MGLRTGDQYVEGLRDRKHVEVFVLGKRVDDVTTHPFLKPSVKAFKATFDAAFEEDTRGLARAYSPFIGEEVNRFVHIHQGPEDLVAKVKLLRKLSHKVGTCFQRCVGWDALNTLYIVTGKIAEREGRKEYFNRFLEYLKYVQRRDLALAGAMTDVKGVRTLRPSEQPNRDAYVHVVEERADGIVVRGAKANITGVAVVDEVVVMPTRAMTEKDAEYAVSFAIPLDTPGVKVVVGRQLNDARRLEGGEIDGLPYAFNHEGLLILDDVFVPWERVFLYKDWRWASQFVEIFSNYHRQGYAGCKSGLGDVIIGASYGLARRLGIADKPHVQEKLTEMAFLNEAMYSAGLAASWEARKLLRDGGWWVNPMYANITKHLVARFPYEISRLAHDIAGGLLGTAPSEADFRNPELRPLLEKYLQGVPEFPAEERLRLLRLLENTSLSVAYLIESVHGAGSPQAQRISIQRIYDLQRAEAIASRLAGLKAEAPADAKAEPHRPAEAER
- a CDS encoding aldehyde dehydrogenase family protein, with product MQAAMADIVVVNPATEEVLAVIPAAGREDVRRAVDEAEEAFHKWSETPLRERGRVLLRAAQYIEQSAEELVRILVSESGKPIRDARAELRRAVEIFRSSAEEARYVLEGRIPRADAYEYPPGNEQRIVLEAREPVGVVAGALSYNNPASTFAHKIAPVIAAGNTAVVKPSTHTPLTALRMAELLRKAGVPAGVVEVVVGSGEEVFDELLENPKVAGISFTGSTAVGLQVAAKAAGRGKKFMIAPSGSDPAIVFADADLERAAATIARARFENAGQNCNATKRVFVERPVFEKFLDALLGKVASIKVGEPMDEATDMGPLISEKMVRAMEGFVADALSRGGELLYGGRRAARKGYFFEPTVVKFADGSAEARVLREEVFGPVLPVAPFDDEEEAVELANATQYGLQASVFTADYRKAFRVARAVRAGAVMVNDSTRVRLDALPYGGVKMSGFGWREGVRSTMYYFTEPKYYVLNVG